From Anopheles coluzzii chromosome 3, AcolN3, whole genome shotgun sequence, the proteins below share one genomic window:
- the LOC120957309 gene encoding extracellular serine/threonine protein kinase four-jointed produces the protein MFDVRTVEAGACCEQERDSADGAMSMTARRRRAFQRQACLLSVLAAFSLGLALGVFVPLIGISQAASKGSIVVDGSPEQEPQQPALQALHHPAHQMPHFPTIDDIRSADDGPRGRYASVSFIAEEKLTGEGEDVLFHPKLEVDGFVERKLPSPAASIVQQMLAGSSKMAQAAVPERRESRASKFDDAEREDGEGVIRDGIYWGPSVERALPDGFDQRQSESWARYLHEAEVERLEIGCGRMQNRLLVFRDGTRACARYRQNTDQIQGELFSFYLGQLLNLTNLAPSAASIIDPEARLWAAATEELAGAQWKPTKPVVITKWIGNLEPAGIPQPFRPLERHLNRFDVRNITEGLDRPRDGVRRLLLDRLGPARDGKAATPATPSSSTSTLPAQPPTPEVLERLVELAQWSDLIVFDYLIANLDRVVNNLYNFQWNADIMAAPAHNLARQTDSSLLVFLDNESGLLHGYRLLKKYEAYHGLLLDNLCVFRRSTVRALEALRDASVGQRLNALFERTTTAQIRDVLPPLPEKSVKILVDRIDRVLGQVQKCRETFADR, from the coding sequence ATGTTTGACGTGCGTACCGTCGAAGCGGGTGCCTGTTGTGAACAAGAGCGTGATAGTGCGGACGGCGCAATGTCAATGACCGCGCGGCGACGGCGCGCCTTCCAGCGGCAGGCCTGTCTGCTGAGCGTGCTGGCCGCGTTTTCGCTCGGCCTGGCGCTCGGCGTGTTTGTGCCGCTGATCGGCATCTCGCAAGCCGCCTCGAAGGGTTCGATCGTGGTAGACGGCAGTCCGGAGCAGGAGCCACAGCAGCCGGCGCTGCAGGCGCTCCATCATCCCGCACACCAGATGCCACACTTCCCGACGATCGACGACATTCGCTCGGCGGACGATGGGCCGAGGGGTCGGTACGCGTCCGTGTCGTTCATTGCGGAAGAGAAGCTGACCGGCGAGGGCGAGGATGTGCTCTTCCATCCGAAGCTGGAGGTGGACGGGTTCGTGGAGCGAAAGCTTCCGTCGCCGGCCGCCTCGATAGTGCAGCAAATGTTGGCCGGCAGTTCGAAGATGGCCCAGGCAGCGGTTCCGGAGCGACGTGAGTCGCGGGCGAGTAAGTTTGACGATGCGGAGCGTGAAGATGGCGAGGGCGTGATACGGGATGGCATCTACTGGGGCCCGAGCGTCGAACGAGCCCTGCCCGATGGCTTCGATCAGCGGCAGAGCGAATCTTGGGCGCGATATCTGCACGAAGCAGAGGTGGAGCGGCTCGAGATCGGCTGTGGCCGTATGCAGAACCGTTTGCTGGTGTTCCGGGATGGTACGAGGGCCTGCGCACGGTATCGGCAGAACACGGACCAGATCCAGGGCGAGCTGTTCTCGTTCTATCTCGGCCAGCTGCTCAACCTGACCAATCTTGCGCCGAGTGCGGCGTCCATCATCGATCCCGAGGCGCGACTATGGGCTGCGGCAACGGAAGAGCTGGCCGGCGCCCAGTGGAAACCCACCAAACCTGTCGTGATCACCAAGTGGATCGGGAACCTGGAGCCTGCCGGCATCCCGCAACCGTTCCGGCCGCTCGAGCGACATCTGAACCGATTCGACGTGCGCAACATCACCGAAGGACTCGATCGACCGCGGGATGGCGTGCGAAGGCTGCTGCTCGACCGGCTCGGCCCGGCCCGAGACGGCAAAGCGGCCACTCCGGCCACGCCATCGTCGAGCACGAGTACGCTCCCCGCGCAGCCTCCCACGCCCGAGGTGCTCGAGCGGCTGGTCGAGCTGGCCCAGTGGTCCGATCTGATCGTGTTCGACTACCTGATCGCCAACCTGGACCGGGTCGTCAACAACCTGTACAACTTCCAGTGGAACGCGGACATCATGGCGGCGCCGGCGCACAACCTCGCCCGCCAGACCGACTCCTCGCTGCTCGTCTTTCTCGACAACGAGTCGGGCCTGCTGCACGGCTACCGGTTGCTGAAGAAGTACGAAGCCTACCACGGCCTGCTGCTCGACAACCTGTGCGTGTTCCGGCGGTCGACGGTGCGGGCGCTCGAGGCGCTGCGCGACGCCAGCGTCGGCCAGCGGCTGAATGCGCTGTTCGAGCGCACGACGACGGCGCAGATACGGGAcgtgctgccgccgctgccggaAAAGTCCGTCAAGATTCTAGTCGACCGCATCGACCGGGTGCTCGGGCAGGTGCAGAAGTGTCGGGAAACGTTCGCCGACCGATAG